From a single Nissabacter sp. SGAir0207 genomic region:
- the nuoF gene encoding NADH-quinone oxidoreductase subunit NuoF: MTTTGFTPRTIVRTAEQHPLTWRLRDDKQPIWLDEYRSKNGYAGAEKALKGMAQDEVVTLVKDAGLKGRGGAGFSTGLKWSLMPKDDSMNIRYLLCNADEMEPGTYKDRLLMEQMPHLLVEGMLIAAYALKAYRGYIFLRGEYIEAAVNLRRAIAEATEAGLLGKNIYGSGFDFELIVHTGAGRYICGEETALINSLEGRRANPRSKPPFPASAGVWGKPTCVNNVETLCNVPAIIEHGVEWYKGLSAGKSGDAGTKMMGFSGRVKNPGVWELPFGITAREILEDYAGGMRDGLKFKAWQPGGAGTDFLTADHLDLPMDFDNIGKAGSRLGTALAMAVDHEINMVSLVRNLEEFFARESCGWCTPCRDGLPWSVKILRALERGEGQPGDIETLQQLCRFLGPGKTFCAHAPGAVEPLQSAIKYFRDEFEAGIAKQHYSNARAIGGIQTNNLLKQRF; encoded by the coding sequence CCTGGCGTCTGCGTGATGACAAGCAGCCAATCTGGCTGGACGAGTACCGCAGCAAGAATGGCTACGCTGGCGCGGAAAAGGCACTCAAGGGCATGGCGCAGGATGAAGTCGTGACGCTGGTCAAGGACGCCGGGCTGAAGGGCCGCGGCGGCGCGGGCTTCTCCACGGGCTTGAAATGGAGCCTGATGCCGAAAGACGACAGCATGAACATCCGTTACCTGCTGTGCAACGCCGATGAGATGGAGCCGGGCACCTACAAAGACCGCCTGCTGATGGAGCAGATGCCCCACCTGCTGGTGGAGGGGATGCTGATCGCCGCCTACGCGCTGAAAGCCTACCGTGGCTACATCTTCCTGCGTGGCGAATATATCGAGGCGGCGGTGAACCTGCGTCGCGCCATCGCCGAGGCCACCGAAGCGGGCCTGCTGGGCAAAAACATCTACGGCAGCGGCTTCGATTTCGAACTGATCGTGCACACCGGTGCTGGCCGCTACATCTGCGGCGAGGAAACCGCGCTGATCAACTCGCTGGAGGGGCGCCGCGCCAACCCGCGCTCCAAGCCGCCATTCCCGGCCTCTGCTGGCGTTTGGGGCAAGCCGACCTGCGTGAACAACGTTGAAACCCTGTGCAACGTGCCAGCGATCATTGAGCACGGCGTGGAGTGGTACAAGGGGCTGTCCGCAGGCAAGAGCGGCGACGCTGGCACCAAGATGATGGGCTTCTCCGGCCGCGTGAAAAACCCAGGCGTCTGGGAGCTGCCATTTGGCATCACCGCCCGCGAGATCCTGGAGGATTACGCTGGCGGTATGCGTGACGGGTTGAAGTTCAAGGCATGGCAGCCGGGCGGGGCGGGCACTGACTTCCTGACCGCCGATCACCTCGACCTGCCGATGGATTTCGACAATATCGGCAAGGCTGGCAGCCGTCTCGGCACCGCGCTGGCGATGGCAGTTGACCACGAGATCAACATGGTGTCGCTGGTGCGCAACCTGGAAGAGTTCTTCGCGCGCGAATCCTGTGGCTGGTGTACGCCGTGCCGCGATGGCCTGCCGTGGAGCGTGAAGATCCTGCGCGCTCTGGAGCGCGGCGAGGGGCAGCCCGGCGACATCGAGACGCTGCAACAACTCTGCCGCTTCCTTGGCCCCGGCAAAACCTTCTGCGCCCACGCGCCGGGGGCGGTCGAGCCATTGCAGAGCGCGATTAAATATTTCCGGGACGAATTCGAGGCGGGCATCGCCAAGCAGCACTACAGCAATGCGCGCGCGATTGGCGGCATTCAGACCAAC